TCATGTGGCTGatggtcataaaccttccacctccatgcagaaaagaactcctctatggggttgaggaaaggTGAATAGGGTGGAAGGAAGAGACTCACCAGTACTGGGTGGACTTCAAACCATGCTGTTATTGCTTGTGAATGATGGAAAGCAACATTGTCCCAGGTAATTACAAAGGTCCTCATGTTTTCACCCTCCTGACCCTGCTCTGGTACCAGGCGCTGGTGGAgatcattacagttttttacaatcgctatgacagttttttcaatacatttaacaagtttcctaaactcttaacgcaccaacacacctaaaacacacaattggcaaaacggttaatttcatgctcaaaatcacacattgtaaactaaactccaaaactaatttacaaaatacaataatacactaacacaatacactatgtctaacaaaacactgcaaacatgtttcaaaatcaaataattattcaaaacactaacacatgttctcttccaacaggaacatttagtcaatcataacacaatgacaaaaaaaacactatcatcagctgaaattacagaaactgcattattttatgtatcaggtctgcccttatacaatagacagtatattgtattgatcatagattgtgttttgcactgcagtttcttttgatgcctctctacatttttgttttgttgggtttagtaaatgcatgcattttgtttcttttgctgcagaaattcaatacaaaaaatgaatgaccatcttagagcagctttatagaatgtacagtttatgaaaaaaaaaagacagagacagaattgctgcagtaaagactttatttgtaaaatgacattgctgcaagatatacaaacagaaaaagcactgaaataataataacaaaaacaaagtaatcttctaatctgcccggtcttctgcatttggccacatgttctcatcctctaccttgccccactcctctcccttgtccttgccccactcctcgcccttgtccttgccccactcctctcccttgttcttgccccactcctctcccttgtccttgtccttgtcccactcctctcccttgtccttgtccttgtcccacttctctcccttgtccttgtcccactcctctcctttgtccttgtcccactcctctcccttgtccttgtccttgtccttgtcccactcctctcccttgtccttgtcccactcctctcccttgtccttgtccttgtcccactcctctcccttgtccttgtcccattcctctcccttgtccttgtcccactcctctcccttgtccttgtcccactcctctcccttgtccttgtccttgtcccactcctctcccttgtccttgtcccactcctctcccttgtccttgtcccactcctctcccttgtcctggtactcgtcttcctctccgtcgtgcaggcatttttttctttctttctttctttctttctttctttctttgtgttgctccatattgttccttttccacacaatatcagcccaaagagtactcttttagaacatatgatcatgcgattgaaagaacctcaacacctgagtgtgcttcctagatgggaatcagctgtgatttatatatttgcataacttcaataagctgtttctcattagcaatggaataagatacagggaatatatttgtgtttcaattcacaatatacacagctgtttaccttgactttagcctgtaaggttaggtttagaacatggtgttatctgttctgacatacagtgtgaaagcatttgtaaatttgactgtaaaattatattgttttggtcttggttgagcttgtgtgtaaaagaagttcaagcattttaaatttgtgttaactgtatgcattttgtgtcaaagcaacaagaaatgtgttaaatgtatagcctacaaagatggatgttgtgctagccgtgttaagagtttaggaaacttgttaaatgtattgaaaaaactgtcatagcgattgtaaaaaactgtaagaaacgcAAGGAGGCGCTCAGTATTATAAGGTCCAACCTGGCATCTGTGAAGGAGTAATCCTGTATTTGCCATTGCTGCACACATAGTAATGtttgcccctctctgtcctggcacatcAACTGTGGCCCTTTTTCCAATTATATTTCGTCCACGTCGACGCCTTTTGGACAGATTGAATCCTGCCTCATCGATGTAAATGAATTCATGAGGGGCCTGGTTGGCTTCCAATTCCATAACTCTCTGAAACAAAGTTTAAGTCATGTCATTACTGTGTctaccatactgtactgtaacctaTTACTGTGTAGGTAACCTACTTGCAAAGTGCAAAGGTTATATAACTGGACATTGAATTGAATATACACTATACCTGGACATATTGTCGTCGTAGCTCCTTGactctctcactgttcctttcAAAGGGAACAGTGTAGAGCTGCTTCATCTGCACTCGGTGTTTGGACAATGTCCGCGTAATGGTTGTGAGGCTGATGCTTTCTATATTGGCAAATATCTCATGGTCCTCCACAATTCTAGTTTTGATTTCATGCAgtttaattgcattatttgcAACAACCATTTCTACAATGGCAAGCTCTTGATCATTATTGAGGAGCTTTCCTCTTCCCCCAGAGGGTGGAAGACGTTGCATTctgtagagaaaaataaaaatatcaacatatgcattactgtatgaccttattgacatgtcaaatgagaatagaaacaaaccatgtaaaatgcaatacttacctgttggtttgttgaaAGATGCGAATAATGGAGGCAACCGTTGACCGACTCAAATTGGGTTGGACTCTTTCACCAGCCTCTCTTAGTGAGAGACCGTGGTTGATTACATGGTCAATGATAGTGGCACGAATTTCATCACTGACTACTGTTCTTGCAGCCCTTGGAATGCCACCACCACGCATTCTTACACCTCTACCTTGCCCTCTCCTTGGGCCTGCACCTGCacctctcactgctcctctcactgctcctctcactgcacctcttactgctcctctcactgcacctccacctctcactgcacctcttactgctcctctcactgcacctccacctctcactgcacctcttactgctcctctcactgcacctcttactgctcctctcactgcacctcttactgcacctccacctctcactgcacctccttcTGCATTTCTCACTGGACCTGGTCTTCTCCCTGGGCCccttgctcttcctcttcctcgtccagacattacaatgtttgtctttttctgttactgtttccaaaaacatcactCCTTAAAGTCCTCCTTTTAtagtaatagaaaaaataagccCCTGCCACTGAGTCTAAGCCAGACtggaatcagctgtggttggcccaattcaccaaacataaatcagctgtgtcaattattcaattgtttgtttattatcagctgagatatatttttgatatattttgtttttgaactgatatcatttcagaagcagaggtttttatactgtatttaaggtttggaatattgtttttgctattgtgggatgttgtgtgttaacatttgtaaatactacaaaaacaatccataatTTTGTTGGGAGGTATAGCTTGTCTGTTAGGAAAATGTAAGcattgtggaaatgtgttcactgactgcatattgtgtgaaaacgacattaaatgtgtgaatggtATGGCCACAAAA
The sequence above is a segment of the Esox lucius isolate fEsoLuc1 chromosome 1, fEsoLuc1.pri, whole genome shotgun sequence genome. Coding sequences within it:
- the LOC114830318 gene encoding uncharacterized protein LOC114830318 — translated: MRGGGIPRAARTVVSDEIRATIIDHVINHGLSLREAGERVQPNLSRSTVASIIRIFQQTNRMQRLPPSGGRGKLLNNDQELAIVEMVVANNAIKLHEIKTRIVEDHEIFANIESISLTTITRTLSKHRVQMKQLYTVPFERNSERVKELRRQYVQRVMELEANQAPHEFIYIDEAGFNLSKRRRRGRNIIGKRATVDVPGQRGANITMCAAMANTGLLLHRCQVGPYNTERLLAFLTSTP